The Thermoanaerobaculia bacterium genome includes a window with the following:
- a CDS encoding tRNA (guanosine(46)-N7)-methyltransferase TrmB, which yields MSRVTRVATAQGLVPFFSEPAVQPQPFPPAGGPWEVEIGFGKGRYLLRRATTEPEVRFLGIEIAGEYFRLVARRIARRRLANVVLLAGDAQYLAGTILPRGFARAVHVYFPDPWPKTRHQRRRLFAPESLDLVQGLLAPAGRLYFATDFLAYGEEVRQLLESHPGATVTVHDTPWPDGARTNYEAKYIVEGRPILRLEVAFEGEAAPHPRGLRDLLVAASLDCEPSDRG from the coding sequence GTGAGCCGCGTCACGCGCGTTGCCACCGCCCAGGGTCTCGTTCCGTTCTTTTCCGAGCCCGCTGTCCAGCCGCAGCCCTTTCCGCCTGCCGGCGGGCCGTGGGAGGTCGAGATCGGGTTCGGCAAAGGGCGCTACCTTCTGCGCCGCGCCACTACCGAGCCGGAGGTGCGCTTCCTCGGTATCGAGATCGCCGGCGAGTACTTCCGCCTGGTGGCCCGCCGGATCGCGCGGCGGCGGCTCGCGAACGTCGTCCTTCTGGCGGGAGATGCGCAGTATCTCGCCGGAACGATCCTGCCCCGGGGCTTCGCGCGCGCCGTCCACGTCTACTTCCCTGACCCGTGGCCGAAGACGCGCCACCAGCGGCGCCGGCTCTTCGCCCCCGAGTCGCTCGACCTCGTGCAGGGCCTTCTGGCTCCGGCGGGGAGGCTCTACTTCGCGACCGATTTCCTGGCCTATGGCGAAGAGGTGCGGCAACTCCTGGAGTCGCATCCGGGAGCGACCGTGACCGTGCACGACACTCCCTGGCCGGACGGCGCGCGCACCAACTACGAAGCGAAGTACATCGTCGAAGGCCGCCCCATCCTGCGCCTCGAAGTCGCCTTCGAAGGCGAAGCCGCGCCGCACCCCCGCGGCCTGCGCGATCTGCTCGTCGCCGCTTCCCTGGACTGCGAACCCAGCGACCGCGGCTAG
- a CDS encoding lysophospholipid acyltransferase family protein codes for MQAKIPRSGAFSERLNRWAIRRGFPVLAWIAPRLPRWFLFLHARWIIAVVFFFHSSPRRAIERNLARVLGAAPGSAAVRRAANAMLRHLAYYWVDLFRFPQLPRERLRELIVGGDLRALDPLKELLASGRRVLLMTAHLGNWELGAVMLGQADIPLAIIYVPDEFEQAEQFRSHMRGLSNVSEIPLPADDRFASLAVLRAFGEGRVVALQGDRDFRDSGVEMPFFGAETCFPNGPFHLARMTGAILLPTFIAYAPDLRFEVVHGTPISVARTADRDGDVREAMQKWVVTLEDAVRRWPTQWYTFYDFWPQEDHSA; via the coding sequence CGCCTGAATCGCTGGGCGATCCGCCGCGGCTTCCCGGTGCTCGCCTGGATAGCGCCCCGGCTGCCGCGCTGGTTCCTCTTCCTGCATGCGCGCTGGATCATCGCCGTCGTCTTCTTTTTCCACTCCAGTCCGCGGCGGGCGATCGAGCGCAATCTCGCCCGCGTTCTCGGTGCGGCGCCCGGATCGGCCGCGGTGCGGCGCGCGGCGAACGCGATGCTGCGGCATCTCGCCTACTACTGGGTGGATCTCTTCCGCTTTCCGCAGCTGCCGCGAGAGCGCCTGCGCGAGCTCATCGTCGGCGGCGACCTGCGGGCGCTCGATCCTTTGAAGGAGCTGCTCGCGAGCGGCCGGCGGGTCCTGCTGATGACCGCGCACCTCGGCAACTGGGAGCTCGGGGCGGTGATGCTCGGGCAGGCCGACATTCCGCTCGCCATCATCTACGTTCCGGACGAGTTCGAGCAGGCGGAGCAGTTCCGCAGTCACATGCGGGGCTTGTCGAACGTCAGCGAGATACCCTTACCGGCCGACGATCGCTTCGCAAGTCTCGCCGTGCTGCGGGCGTTCGGCGAGGGCCGGGTCGTGGCGCTCCAGGGGGACCGGGACTTCCGCGACAGCGGCGTCGAAATGCCTTTCTTCGGCGCAGAGACCTGCTTCCCGAATGGACCGTTTCATCTCGCACGGATGACCGGAGCGATCCTGCTGCCGACGTTCATCGCCTATGCGCCCGACCTGCGCTTCGAGGTCGTGCATGGCACGCCGATCAGTGTGGCGCGCACGGCCGATCGCGACGGCGACGTGCGCGAGGCGATGCAGAAGTGGGTCGTGACCCTGGAGGACGCGGTGCGGCGATGGCCGACGCAGTGGTACACCTTCTACGATTTCTGGCCGCAGGAGGACCACTCCGCGTGA